In Oryzias melastigma strain HK-1 linkage group LG10, ASM292280v2, whole genome shotgun sequence, a single window of DNA contains:
- the cstf2 gene encoding cleavage stimulation factor subunit 2 isoform X2: protein MASIGSAATAAAAAAAAASRDPAMDRSLRSVFVGNIPYEATEEQLKDIFSEVGLVVSFRLVYDRETGKPKGYGFCEYQDQETALSAMRNLNGREFSGRALRVDNAASEKNKEELKSLGTGAPIIESPYGDSVPPEEAPESISRAVASLPPEQMFELMKQMKLCVQNSPQEARNMLLQNPQLAYALLQAQVVMRIVDPEIALKMLHRQTTVQPLISSGQPGGAPPINPAPAPQPNVAVSQPQPVPGMHVNGGPGMIQPPNIGVVPGPMPVAGPGPGPGPVQGAVGPPGPGGIPPRGLLGDGPNDPRGGTLLSVTGEVIDPNRPYMGAPPPHQAAPVHMQPMGGGPPDMRGPPMDMRGPPMGEQRTMMVDPRGPPMMEPRGPPMETRGRDPRAMDARVPVAAQRVPMATGMQGPVPHSMGPNAPLPARPGPGISGVPPSGGGFSPGQSQVSTQDHEKAALIMQVLQLTPEQIAMLPPEQRQSILILKEQIQKTAGGAP, encoded by the exons ATGGCGTCCATCGGTTCTGCCGCCACGGCCGCTGCAGCCGCCGCCGCTGCGGCTAGCAGAGACCCGGCCATGGACCGGTCTCTTCGATCCGTCTTTG tggGAAACATCCCATATGAAGCCACAGAGGAACAACTGAAAGACATATTTTCAGAAGTTGGGCTTGTTGTCAGCTTCAG GTTAGTGTATGACAGAGAGACGGGGAAGCCTAAGGGTTATGGCTTCTGTGAGTATCAGGACCAGGAGACGGCGCTCAGCGCCATGAGGAACCTGAACGGCAGAGAGTTCAGCGGACGAGCTTTAAGAGTTGACAACGCAGCCAGCGAGAAAAACAAGGAGGAGCTGAAAA GTTTGGGGACAGGAGCTCCTATCATCGAGTCCCCATATGGAGACAGTGTCCCTCCAGAGGAGGCCCCCGAGTCCATCAGCAGAGCTGTGGCCAGTCTGCCGCCTGAGCAGATGTTTGAACTCATGAAACAGATGaag CTGTGTGTGCAGAATAGTCCTCAGGAGGCGAGGAACATGCTGCTGCAGAACCCTCAGCTGGCCTATGCTCTGCTGCAGGCTCAGGTGGTCATGCGGATTGTAGACCCTGAGATCGCCTTG AAAATGCTCCATCGGCAAACCACAGTGCAGCCTTTGATTTCCAGCGGACAGCCTGGGGGAGCTCCACCAATCAACCCCGCTCCTGCTCCGCAACCCAACGTGGCGGTGTCTCAGCCGCAGCCTGTG CCTGGAATGCATGTGAACGGAGGGCCCGGGATGATTCAGCCCCCCAACATTGGTGTTGTTCCTGGACCGATGCCTGTAGCTGGACCTGGACCAGGACCGGGACCTGTACAGGGAGCAGTCGGACCTCCAG GACCAGGGGGAATCCCGCCCAgagggctgctgggagatggtCCCAATGACCCCAGAGGAGGAACTCTGTTGTCCGTCACCGGGGAGGTCATCGACCCCAA CCGACCCTACATgggagctccgccccctcaccAGGCTGCACCCGTACACATGCAACCGATGGGAGGTGGGCCTCCAGATATGAGGGGGCCCCCCATGGACATGAGAGGCCCACCCATGGGAGAGCAGCGAACCATGATGGTTGATCCACGAGGGCCTCCGATGATGGAACCTCGAGGTCCACCAATGGAAACCAGAG GACGTGACCCGAGGGCGATGGATGCCCGCGTGCCTGTGGCGGCACAGAGGGTTCCCATGGCAACAGGAATGCAGGGCCCCGTTCCTCATAGCATGGGACCAAATGCTCCTCTACCTGCAAGACCG GGTCCAGGTATATCTGGCGTTCCTCCATCAGGAGGAGGTTTCAGTCCCGGACAGAGTCAGGTCTCCACACAGGACCACGAGAAG GCCGCCCTGATCATGCAGGTCCTGCAGCTGACCCCGGAACAGATCGCCATGCTGCCGCCAGAGCAGAGACAGAGCATCCTCATCCTTAAAGAGCAGATTCAGAAGACAGCAGGAGGGGCACCTTGA
- the cstf2 gene encoding cleavage stimulation factor subunit 2 isoform X1, translating into MASIGSAATAAAAAAAAASRDPAMDRSLRSVFVGNIPYEATEEQLKDIFSEVGLVVSFRLVYDRETGKPKGYGFCEYQDQETALSAMRNLNGREFSGRALRVDNAASEKNKEELKSLGTGAPIIESPYGDSVPPEEAPESISRAVASLPPEQMFELMKQMKLCVQNSPQEARNMLLQNPQLAYALLQAQVVMRIVDPEIALKMLHRQTTVQPLISSGQPGGAPPINPAPAPQPNVAVSQPQPVPGMHVNGGPGMIQPPNIGVVPGPMPVAGPGPGPGPVQGAVGPPGNLQHSPTGSAGPAALERPPGPGGIPPRGLLGDGPNDPRGGTLLSVTGEVIDPNRPYMGAPPPHQAAPVHMQPMGGGPPDMRGPPMDMRGPPMGEQRTMMVDPRGPPMMEPRGPPMETRGRDPRAMDARVPVAAQRVPMATGMQGPVPHSMGPNAPLPARPGPGISGVPPSGGGFSPGQSQVSTQDHEKAALIMQVLQLTPEQIAMLPPEQRQSILILKEQIQKTAGGAP; encoded by the exons ATGGCGTCCATCGGTTCTGCCGCCACGGCCGCTGCAGCCGCCGCCGCTGCGGCTAGCAGAGACCCGGCCATGGACCGGTCTCTTCGATCCGTCTTTG tggGAAACATCCCATATGAAGCCACAGAGGAACAACTGAAAGACATATTTTCAGAAGTTGGGCTTGTTGTCAGCTTCAG GTTAGTGTATGACAGAGAGACGGGGAAGCCTAAGGGTTATGGCTTCTGTGAGTATCAGGACCAGGAGACGGCGCTCAGCGCCATGAGGAACCTGAACGGCAGAGAGTTCAGCGGACGAGCTTTAAGAGTTGACAACGCAGCCAGCGAGAAAAACAAGGAGGAGCTGAAAA GTTTGGGGACAGGAGCTCCTATCATCGAGTCCCCATATGGAGACAGTGTCCCTCCAGAGGAGGCCCCCGAGTCCATCAGCAGAGCTGTGGCCAGTCTGCCGCCTGAGCAGATGTTTGAACTCATGAAACAGATGaag CTGTGTGTGCAGAATAGTCCTCAGGAGGCGAGGAACATGCTGCTGCAGAACCCTCAGCTGGCCTATGCTCTGCTGCAGGCTCAGGTGGTCATGCGGATTGTAGACCCTGAGATCGCCTTG AAAATGCTCCATCGGCAAACCACAGTGCAGCCTTTGATTTCCAGCGGACAGCCTGGGGGAGCTCCACCAATCAACCCCGCTCCTGCTCCGCAACCCAACGTGGCGGTGTCTCAGCCGCAGCCTGTG CCTGGAATGCATGTGAACGGAGGGCCCGGGATGATTCAGCCCCCCAACATTGGTGTTGTTCCTGGACCGATGCCTGTAGCTGGACCTGGACCAGGACCGGGACCTGTACAGGGAGCAGTCGGACCTCCAG GAAACCTTCAGCATTCTCCCACAGGATCGGCCGGTCCTGCAGCTTTGGAGCGGCCTCCAG GACCAGGGGGAATCCCGCCCAgagggctgctgggagatggtCCCAATGACCCCAGAGGAGGAACTCTGTTGTCCGTCACCGGGGAGGTCATCGACCCCAA CCGACCCTACATgggagctccgccccctcaccAGGCTGCACCCGTACACATGCAACCGATGGGAGGTGGGCCTCCAGATATGAGGGGGCCCCCCATGGACATGAGAGGCCCACCCATGGGAGAGCAGCGAACCATGATGGTTGATCCACGAGGGCCTCCGATGATGGAACCTCGAGGTCCACCAATGGAAACCAGAG GACGTGACCCGAGGGCGATGGATGCCCGCGTGCCTGTGGCGGCACAGAGGGTTCCCATGGCAACAGGAATGCAGGGCCCCGTTCCTCATAGCATGGGACCAAATGCTCCTCTACCTGCAAGACCG GGTCCAGGTATATCTGGCGTTCCTCCATCAGGAGGAGGTTTCAGTCCCGGACAGAGTCAGGTCTCCACACAGGACCACGAGAAG GCCGCCCTGATCATGCAGGTCCTGCAGCTGACCCCGGAACAGATCGCCATGCTGCCGCCAGAGCAGAGACAGAGCATCCTCATCCTTAAAGAGCAGATTCAGAAGACAGCAGGAGGGGCACCTTGA